In a single window of the Acidobacteriota bacterium genome:
- a CDS encoding tetratricopeptide repeat protein produces MQKVIYAIGQTASGAIHQYRVAALLILFAFAVGWTATTAAAQDDDVAEAIELFEMGQDRHSKGELREAEEFYRKAIEKLPEFPEALYQLGTLQQAKGDIRNAEANFRQAVELRPDWTLAMTSLASLLVSDGKIAEARTLITEALEIDPQNPPAIATLAEILIRSKAPKSELEKILVRTVDLSEKANPTAAIWCARAALERALGKTNEARKSAARSAEIDKGFRSAYYLLIEIGIEQSDAELAKDAFAKLRSTGISDDRILLLNARIAAAEGRLDDAENLLKQLNERTSEAESLAKKIRVLKSTSASLLEKELESEPDDVDILAALCNAYRVTDAAKAIVFCQRGMEAAPARNDLRIGLGAALVQAKQYEPAVSVLRESAAAEPKNYTARANLATALFKLKRHDEALAEFRKLADERPTSPIAYYFLGIIHDEMTEYADAAANYNLFLKYADRGQNAEEILQAEIRLPQLAKLVKEGKGKRRN; encoded by the coding sequence GTGCAAAAGGTAATTTACGCAATCGGCCAAACGGCATCTGGCGCTATACACCAGTATCGCGTCGCAGCGTTATTAATACTGTTCGCGTTTGCGGTCGGATGGACCGCAACGACGGCCGCAGCACAAGACGACGACGTGGCCGAGGCGATCGAGCTTTTCGAAATGGGTCAGGACCGCCACTCGAAAGGCGAACTGCGCGAGGCTGAAGAATTTTACAGGAAGGCTATAGAAAAGCTGCCGGAATTTCCGGAAGCACTATATCAGCTCGGAACTCTACAGCAGGCGAAAGGCGACATCCGCAATGCCGAAGCGAATTTCCGTCAAGCAGTAGAACTGCGTCCGGATTGGACGCTCGCAATGACCTCGCTCGCTTCCCTTTTGGTATCTGACGGCAAGATAGCCGAAGCGAGAACTCTGATCACTGAGGCTCTCGAGATCGACCCACAGAATCCGCCGGCAATTGCGACGCTTGCGGAGATTTTGATCAGATCCAAAGCCCCTAAGAGTGAATTGGAAAAGATACTCGTTCGGACCGTCGATCTGTCTGAAAAAGCGAATCCGACCGCTGCGATCTGGTGTGCACGTGCGGCTTTAGAAAGAGCCTTGGGAAAAACGAACGAGGCACGCAAGAGCGCCGCCCGCTCTGCCGAGATCGATAAAGGCTTCCGATCCGCTTATTACCTTCTTATCGAGATCGGCATCGAGCAGAGCGATGCAGAATTGGCAAAGGACGCATTTGCGAAGCTCCGCTCGACAGGTATTTCCGATGATCGCATTCTGCTGCTGAATGCACGCATCGCTGCTGCCGAAGGGCGATTGGACGACGCCGAGAACCTTCTCAAACAACTGAATGAAAGAACATCTGAAGCCGAGTCGCTGGCGAAGAAGATACGTGTGCTTAAGTCAACCTCTGCGTCGCTGCTGGAGAAGGAGTTGGAATCCGAGCCGGATGACGTGGACATTTTGGCAGCGCTTTGCAATGCGTATCGGGTCACCGATGCTGCCAAGGCGATAGTGTTCTGCCAACGCGGCATGGAAGCCGCTCCGGCGAGAAATGACCTTCGTATCGGACTTGGAGCGGCCTTAGTTCAGGCCAAACAATATGAGCCGGCAGTTTCGGTCCTCAGGGAATCGGCTGCCGCTGAGCCCAAGAACTACACCGCACGCGCAAATCTCGCAACTGCCCTTTTCAAACTGAAGCGGCATGATGAAGCGTTGGCAGAATTTCGAAAACTTGCAGATGAGCGGCCGACATCGCCCATCGCATACTATTTTTTGGGCATCATACACGACGAGATGACCGAATACGCCGACGCCGCGGCGAATTACAATCTTTTCCTGAAGTACGCGGACCGCGGTCAAAATGCCGAAGAGATATTGCAGGCGGAGATCCGGTTGCCGCAATTGGCAAAGCTGGTTAAAGAAGGCAAAGGCAAACGAAGGAACTAA
- the gcvT gene encoding glycine cleavage system aminomethyltransferase GcvT → MTEGVLKKTPLNDAHRALGGKMVDFGGWDMPVQYSAGVIEEHNRCRTRSGLFDVSHMGEIWVEGPDAISFVNRLTTNDVSKLEDGQAHYSCMPNKDGGVVDDLLVYRFNSHKLLLVVNAGTTDKDWAWIKSHHSEHEDVGLRNASADFCQIAIQGPEATAILQGLTETDLSQIKYYWFTEGQVDGVDAIISRTGYTGEDGFEVYAAPEFAEQLWNTMLEAGRFGEDDGILPCGLAARNTLRLEAAMSLYGHELGDDISPLEAGLGWITKLDKEGGFIGRDILAEQKQNGLSRKIAGFEMKEPGIGRDGFDVYVNGEKCGVVTSGSPAPFLKKNIGLAFLPPEFAKPGQEIKIDVRGRHVAAEVVPTPFYKRNSK, encoded by the coding sequence ATGACAGAAGGCGTACTCAAAAAGACCCCGCTCAATGACGCGCATCGTGCGCTCGGCGGTAAGATGGTTGATTTCGGCGGCTGGGACATGCCGGTCCAATACTCGGCAGGCGTGATCGAGGAACATAACCGCTGCCGAACACGAAGCGGCCTGTTTGACGTTTCGCATATGGGCGAGATCTGGGTTGAAGGCCCTGACGCGATCAGTTTCGTGAACCGCCTCACGACGAACGACGTTTCGAAGCTCGAGGACGGCCAGGCTCATTATTCCTGCATGCCCAACAAGGACGGCGGCGTTGTCGATGACCTGCTCGTTTATCGTTTTAATAGCCATAAGCTGCTTCTGGTCGTTAACGCAGGCACGACGGACAAGGATTGGGCTTGGATCAAGTCTCACCATTCGGAACACGAGGACGTCGGCCTGAGGAACGCTTCGGCAGATTTTTGCCAGATCGCCATCCAGGGGCCGGAAGCGACAGCCATTCTGCAGGGACTGACGGAGACCGATCTGTCGCAGATAAAATACTATTGGTTCACCGAGGGCCAAGTTGACGGCGTAGATGCGATCATTTCGAGGACGGGCTACACAGGCGAGGACGGATTTGAGGTTTACGCCGCTCCGGAATTTGCCGAACAGCTATGGAATACGATGCTCGAAGCAGGGCGGTTCGGCGAGGATGACGGCATACTTCCCTGCGGGCTCGCGGCAAGGAATACGCTTCGGCTCGAGGCCGCGATGTCGCTATACGGGCACGAGCTCGGCGACGACATCTCGCCGCTTGAAGCGGGTCTCGGTTGGATAACCAAGCTGGATAAAGAAGGCGGCTTCATCGGCCGCGACATTTTGGCGGAGCAAAAGCAGAACGGCCTTTCCCGCAAGATTGCCGGCTTTGAAATGAAAGAGCCGGGCATCGGGCGCGACGGTTTCGACGTTTATGTCAACGGTGAAAAGTGCGGTGTTGTCACCAGCGGCTCGCCCGCACCATTTTTGAAGAAGAATATCGGCCTCGCGTTCCTGCCGCCGGAGTTTGCAAAACCGGGACAGGAAATTAAAATTGATGTGAGAGGCCGGCATGTCGCCGCCGAGGTCGTACCAACACCCTTTTATAAAAGGAATTCTAAATAA
- the gcvH gene encoding glycine cleavage system protein GcvH, with the protein MSNIPENLRYSKDHEWVAVEGDVAAIGITDYAQHSLGDVVYIDMPRVGDKFGAHESFGSVESVKAVSEVFTPVAGEVTAVNDGLNDTPEKVNGDPYGDAWFIKIKMDNPGDADGMMSAAEYEEYLEGIDH; encoded by the coding sequence ATGTCAAACATTCCCGAAAACTTACGTTACAGCAAAGATCACGAGTGGGTTGCCGTCGAAGGTGACGTCGCGGCCATCGGCATCACGGATTATGCGCAGCATTCGCTGGGCGATGTGGTTTACATCGATATGCCGCGTGTAGGCGACAAATTCGGCGCGCATGAATCGTTCGGCTCGGTAGAATCCGTTAAGGCGGTTTCTGAGGTCTTCACGCCGGTCGCGGGCGAGGTCACTGCCGTGAACGACGGACTGAACGACACGCCCGAAAAGGTGAACGGCGACCCTTATGGCGACGCATGGTTCATCAAGATCAAAATGGACAATCCCGGCGACGCTGACGGCATGATGTCAGCCGCCGAGTACGAAGAATACCTCGAAGGCATCGACCACTAA
- a CDS encoding S9 family peptidase: MINKLRYSSIVVVFAFAAFFVPFVPAQAEQKPSPTPEATPPRAKDGKKLLTAMDLLSIKGVGSPRISPDGSRVVYTLSETKTEKDKEWKATTHVWVVPTAGGGPRQFTRGDNSCTSPEWTPDGKMIAFLTDREKAGERQVWMMHADGGEAWAVTSQKGGVSGFRISPDGKSLLFTATDQPTKDEEDRKRLKDDTILIDQDLKMTHLWHFDIEKKEAKRLTEGSFTISDPQWSPDGTQASFTARPTPKADDGGLAEAWILNIATNEKRKVEDTPGSSDSVRWSPDGKWLAYTGGRTMGDGVATTFLYVISAAGGTPREVSTNFDNNVGQAFWSRDGRSIYFSSNAFQTVEAFSINIESGAFTQLTRGGGTLAIADISRDGQTVIGTSSTANRPNELFAANVNFNNVRSITDHNAWLRDFSLGDTEIVRWKSKDGMEIEGVLTKPVGYTSGKVPFLINPHGGPTAASLNNFNGLVQVLAANGFAVLQPNFRGSTGRGLAFAQANKNTWGKGDYDDCMTGVDHLIARGLADPDKLGALGWSYGGYMTFWMLTQTDRFKAVSPGAGLTNIYSMYSQNDIQRYLRWFYDDKSPWDATELYWDRSPMKYIKNVKTPTMIMHGQSDTRVPIAQAQEFYMALKEMKVPVEFVVYPRAGHGITEPRHAVDRVRRYVRFFAKYLDTPVLTEPAVK, translated from the coding sequence ATGATAAACAAACTGCGCTACTCGTCCATCGTCGTCGTCTTTGCATTTGCGGCGTTTTTCGTTCCTTTCGTTCCGGCACAGGCCGAGCAAAAGCCGAGCCCGACCCCCGAAGCTACGCCGCCGCGTGCGAAGGACGGCAAAAAGCTGCTTACGGCGATGGATCTGCTGAGCATTAAAGGTGTCGGCAGTCCGCGTATCTCGCCGGACGGCTCACGTGTGGTTTACACGCTCTCTGAAACAAAGACGGAGAAAGACAAGGAATGGAAAGCGACGACGCACGTTTGGGTCGTGCCGACCGCGGGCGGCGGTCCGCGGCAATTCACACGCGGTGATAACAGCTGCACTTCGCCCGAATGGACGCCCGACGGCAAGATGATCGCATTCCTGACCGACCGAGAAAAGGCGGGCGAGCGTCAGGTCTGGATGATGCACGCGGACGGCGGCGAAGCCTGGGCCGTAACTTCGCAGAAGGGCGGAGTCAGCGGATTTCGGATCTCGCCCGACGGCAAGAGTCTGCTATTTACCGCGACCGATCAGCCGACAAAGGATGAGGAAGATCGAAAACGGCTGAAAGACGACACGATCCTTATCGATCAAGACCTCAAAATGACGCATCTATGGCATTTTGATATCGAGAAAAAGGAAGCCAAGCGTCTGACTGAAGGATCGTTCACAATAAGCGATCCCCAGTGGTCGCCGGACGGCACGCAGGCCTCGTTCACCGCGCGTCCTACGCCAAAAGCCGACGACGGCGGCCTCGCCGAAGCGTGGATACTGAATATCGCAACCAATGAAAAACGCAAGGTCGAAGACACGCCGGGTTCGAGCGATTCGGTCCGCTGGTCGCCTGACGGCAAATGGCTTGCTTACACAGGCGGACGGACGATGGGCGACGGTGTGGCGACAACCTTTCTTTACGTGATCTCTGCCGCGGGCGGTACGCCGCGTGAGGTTTCGACGAATTTTGACAACAACGTCGGTCAGGCTTTTTGGTCACGCGACGGCAGGTCGATCTATTTTAGTTCCAATGCATTTCAGACGGTCGAAGCATTTTCGATCAACATCGAAAGCGGCGCTTTCACTCAACTCACCCGCGGCGGCGGCACGCTTGCCATCGCCGACATAAGCCGCGACGGGCAGACCGTCATCGGCACGTCGTCTACGGCCAACCGCCCGAATGAACTTTTCGCGGCGAACGTAAACTTCAACAACGTGCGAAGCATTACCGACCACAACGCGTGGCTCCGCGACTTTTCGCTTGGCGACACAGAGATAGTCCGTTGGAAGAGCAAGGACGGCATGGAGATCGAAGGCGTTCTCACAAAGCCCGTCGGCTACACGAGCGGTAAGGTCCCGTTCCTTATTAACCCGCACGGCGGTCCGACGGCGGCCTCGCTGAACAATTTTAACGGGCTCGTTCAGGTGCTCGCGGCGAATGGTTTCGCGGTTCTGCAGCCGAATTTCCGAGGTTCGACGGGACGCGGGCTCGCATTTGCCCAGGCGAACAAGAACACATGGGGCAAAGGCGACTATGACGACTGCATGACCGGCGTCGATCATCTGATCGCACGCGGACTTGCCGATCCCGACAAGCTGGGTGCCCTCGGCTGGTCGTACGGCGGTTACATGACGTTCTGGATGTTAACGCAGACCGACCGTTTCAAGGCCGTCAGCCCGGGAGCCGGATTGACGAACATCTATTCGATGTATTCGCAGAACGACATTCAGCGGTATCTGCGTTGGTTCTATGATGACAAGTCTCCGTGGGACGCGACCGAATTGTATTGGGACCGCTCGCCGATGAAATACATTAAGAACGTCAAAACGCCGACGATGATAATGCACGGGCAGAGCGACACGCGAGTGCCGATCGCACAGGCGCAGGAATTCTATATGGCATTGAAAGAAATGAAGGTGCCAGTCGAATTTGTCGTGTATCCGCGGGCGGGACACGGCATTACCGAACCGCGGCATGCGGTTGACCGCGTAAGGCGGTATGTCAGGTTCTTTGCGAAATATCTTGACACGCCGGTCCTTACCGAACCGGCGGTCAAGTAG
- a CDS encoding carboxypeptidase regulatory-like domain-containing protein has translation MRTVVSCRWSDGTQAASLHPGRGRSRQLSMAGGQWSVGKVLILIALCLGVSAVENAAQTGGPYDLSHNVIATGGGSNSTGGAFSISGTAGQPAAGVSSTSAPPQFDLHGGFWFQNLAPTSAGVSITGRVTTAAGNGIRGVRLILTAPDGTRRSATTTTFGYYAFDGLPAGNTYVLEISARQFVFANPSRVFSLQDHLTGMDFSAMP, from the coding sequence ATGAGAACAGTTGTCAGTTGTCGGTGGTCGGACGGGACGCAGGCTGCCAGCCTGCATCCCGGTCGCGGTCGATCGCGTCAGTTATCAATGGCCGGTGGTCAGTGGTCAGTCGGAAAGGTCCTCATTTTGATCGCTCTGTGTCTCGGCGTCTCTGCGGTGGAAAATGCGGCCCAGACCGGCGGGCCGTATGACCTGTCGCACAATGTTATCGCGACCGGCGGCGGATCGAATTCGACCGGCGGAGCTTTCAGCATCAGCGGCACGGCCGGTCAGCCGGCGGCGGGCGTTTCGTCAACAAGCGCTCCGCCTCAATTCGACCTGCACGGCGGATTTTGGTTTCAGAACCTTGCGCCGACCTCAGCGGGCGTTTCGATAACGGGACGCGTGACGACTGCCGCGGGCAACGGCATACGCGGCGTTCGTTTGATCCTGACAGCTCCGGACGGAACGCGCCGGTCTGCGACCACGACGACGTTCGGTTATTACGCGTTTGACGGCTTGCCGGCCGGTAATACTTACGTTCTTGAGATCTCGGCAAGGCAATTTGTATTTGCAAATCCCTCCCGCGTTTTCAGCCTGCAGGATCACCTGACAGGCATGGACTTCTCGGCAATGCCGTGA
- a CDS encoding tail fiber domain-containing protein, which yields MKQTKDHVTMIGMAVLLMVVLLAAGGSAQTTEFTYQGRLLDTGLPTTGSYDLEFSLWDSLVSGTQQGPTQTITGVAVTSGIFTVRLDFGAQFPGAARFLEIAVKPSGPGPFTPLAPRQPITSGPYAIRSLNAGSADSADSLSAGCVGCVSAAQIGSVNGSAVTGTIPVSSVPAGSDNYIQNSTVTQPLSDFNISGTGTADIFSAGTQYNIGLDRILSNPGTSNLFAGAETGFSNTTGSQNSFFGRGAGFANTTGTGNSFYGSNSGHLNTSGDENSFFGSNSGFANTSGIANSFFGRSSGVSNTTGGANSFFGHFAGFSNTTAGNNSFFGRRAGYATTTGGGNSFFGALSGQSNTTGFGNSFFGLLSGSANTTGNDNSFFGVESGRDNTGGTDNAFFGARSGQLNTTGSANSFFGRSSGFNNTIGANNAFFGSNSGASNIDGGSNAFFGASSGRFNTSGSGNSFFGSASGEANTTGISNSFFGFLSGAVNTTGNENSFFGHSSGVFNNTGFNNAFFGSSSGYYNTTGSNNSFFGRASGFNNTVGISNAFFGTSAGASNTTGSFNAFFGRSAGQANTTGDQNAFFGAFAGVLNTVGSNNAFFGSNSGGANTTGARNSFFGTSAGQSNTDGNLNAFFGTSAGQFNTTGVENAFFGEAAGRANTTGDSNSFFGTGAGLANTTGSKNTAVGIDADFIANNLTNATAIGAGAVVDASNRVQLGREFFDTVRIGALATGTSTNLCINASNVLAVCSSSARYKENIRPFNGGLDLVNRLRPVTYDWIEGQTADLGLIAEEVEKVEPLLVTRNEKGEIQGVKYDQITVALINAVKEQQTLIERQQKQIDALRKTVCKQTPTVEGCKEEK from the coding sequence ATGAAGCAAACAAAAGACCACGTTACTATGATCGGTATGGCAGTATTGCTTATGGTGGTTCTCTTAGCCGCCGGCGGTTCTGCTCAGACAACGGAGTTCACATATCAGGGGCGGCTCCTTGATACAGGGCTGCCGACGACCGGCAGCTATGATCTCGAATTCAGCTTGTGGGATTCGCTGGTTTCGGGCACACAGCAGGGCCCGACGCAGACCATAACGGGCGTTGCCGTAACAAGCGGTATCTTTACCGTGAGGCTTGATTTCGGCGCACAGTTTCCTGGGGCGGCGAGATTTTTGGAGATCGCTGTCAAACCTTCGGGTCCGGGACCATTCACTCCGCTCGCACCGCGGCAGCCGATCACGTCGGGGCCGTATGCGATACGAAGTCTTAATGCGGGCAGTGCCGACTCGGCGGATTCGCTCTCCGCGGGTTGCGTCGGGTGCGTATCTGCTGCACAGATCGGCAGCGTGAACGGCAGTGCTGTAACGGGCACCATACCTGTTTCAAGCGTTCCGGCGGGAAGCGACAACTATATACAGAACTCGACGGTGACGCAGCCGTTGAGCGATTTCAACATTAGCGGAACCGGCACGGCAGATATTTTCAGCGCCGGAACCCAATACAATATCGGCCTGGATCGTATCCTGAGCAATCCCGGTACGTCGAACCTATTTGCCGGTGCCGAGACCGGCTTTTCTAACACGACCGGAAGTCAAAATTCATTTTTTGGGCGTGGTGCAGGGTTTGCGAATACGACAGGTACGGGCAACTCATTTTACGGATCCAACTCGGGTCACCTGAACACAAGCGGAGATGAAAACTCCTTTTTCGGCTCCAATTCCGGGTTTGCGAATACATCAGGAATCGCCAATTCTTTCTTTGGAAGGAGTTCAGGTGTTTCAAATACCACAGGGGGCGCCAATTCCTTCTTTGGGCACTTCGCCGGCTTTTCTAATACGACCGCCGGCAACAATTCATTTTTTGGCCGCCGTGCCGGCTATGCGACCACGACGGGTGGCGGCAATTCTTTCTTCGGAGCTTTATCAGGCCAGTCCAATACAACGGGTTTCGGCAATTCGTTCTTTGGACTCTTGTCCGGCTCGGCCAATACGACCGGCAACGACAATTCTTTTTTTGGAGTTGAATCAGGCAGAGACAATACGGGCGGCACAGATAATGCCTTCTTTGGAGCCCGATCAGGCCAATTGAATACGACCGGCAGCGCCAATTCCTTTTTTGGCCGGTCTTCAGGATTTAACAACACAATCGGGGCAAACAATGCATTTTTCGGCTCAAATTCGGGGGCTTCGAATATCGATGGCGGCAGCAATGCCTTTTTTGGAGCATCTTCAGGACGATTTAACACCTCGGGCTCCGGCAATTCTTTCTTTGGCTCTGCATCCGGAGAGGCGAATACTACGGGAATAAGCAATTCCTTTTTTGGCTTCTTGTCCGGCGCGGTCAATACTACCGGCAACGAAAACTCATTCTTTGGACACTCGTCGGGTGTTTTCAACAATACGGGCTTCAACAATGCGTTTTTCGGCTCTAGTTCGGGATACTATAACACGACTGGCTCCAACAATTCCTTTTTCGGCCGGGCGTCCGGTTTTAACAATACCGTTGGGATAAGCAATGCCTTTTTTGGCACCTCCGCTGGCGCATCGAACACGACCGGCAGCTTCAACGCTTTTTTTGGTAGGAGTGCAGGCCAAGCCAACACGACCGGCGACCAAAATGCTTTCTTTGGCGCGTTTGCGGGCGTCTTGAACACGGTCGGATCGAACAACGCTTTCTTTGGCTCAAATTCAGGTGGGGCGAACACGACCGGCGCCCGCAACTCTTTTTTTGGCACGAGTGCAGGCCAATCGAACACGGACGGCAACTTGAACGCTTTCTTTGGCACGAGTGCTGGCCAATTTAACACGACCGGCGTTGAAAACGCTTTCTTCGGCGAGGCTGCAGGCCGAGCGAACACGACCGGCGACAGCAACTCTTTCTTTGGCACGGGTGCAGGTTTGGCAAATACAACCGGCAGTAAAAATACTGCTGTTGGCATTGACGCGGACTTCATCGCCAACAATCTGACCAATGCCACTGCGATCGGGGCCGGTGCTGTTGTTGACGCAAGCAATCGTGTTCAGCTCGGACGAGAGTTCTTCGACACAGTACGGATAGGGGCTTTGGCAACGGGCACCTCGACAAATCTGTGCATAAACGCTTCGAACGTGCTCGCAGTATGTTCATCGAGTGCCCGGTATAAAGAGAACATACGGCCTTTTAATGGAGGATTGGATCTTGTAAACAGGCTGCGGCCGGTAACTTACGACTGGATCGAAGGCCAGACGGCAGACCTCGGCCTCATCGCCGAAGAGGTCGAAAAGGTCGAGCCGCTACTCGTCACCCGCAACGAAAAAGGCGAGATACAGGGCGTGAAATACGACCAGATCACGGTCGCTCTGATCAATGCGGTCAAAGAGCAGCAGACGTTGATCGAAAGGCAGCAGAAGCAGATAGATGCGCTGAGGAAGACGGTATGCAAGCAAACCCCGACAGTCGAAGGCTGCAAGGAGGAGAAATGA
- a CDS encoding tail fiber domain-containing protein produces MTPIRPFAVQIVLCILLFAFTSNAQSTEFTYQGRLLDTGLPTTGSYDFEFSLWDSLVSGTQQGSTVTVTGVAVTSGIFTVRLDFGAQFPGAARFLEISVKPSGPGPFTPLAPRQPITSGPYAIRSLNAGNADTATNSLNLGGVPAADYVVTTDPRMTDARDPLPGSTNYIQNTTSPQPTSDFNISGTGQANILRAETQYNIGSNRVLSIAGTANLFSGAGAGVSNTSGGFNAFLGNNAGNLNTTGSSNVFVGANAGTSNTTGNSNVFVGRNAGLFNVSGVNNSFFGWNAGQSNTSSSNSFFGASAGFNNTSGSENVFVGASSGTLNTAGNLNTFVGRSAGQSNSTGSNNAFFGALAGLNNIAGINNTFVGTNAGRMNVSSGNTFIGASAGFANTSGSANVFVGNNAGTLNTTAAGNTFVGSSAGQANITGTDNSFFGTNAGFSNTEGSFNTFVGSSSGGANTTGVSNAFFGLNSGASNTAGSNNAFFGTTSGFSNTTGNSNAFYGNAAGSANTTGSFNAFFGTSAGLLNTTGTGNAFFGNSAGQSNTIGTGNAFFGRSAGQNNTTGADNAFFGTSAGQSTTTGFDNAFFGRNAGLSNTTGDSNAFFGRSAGQANTSGDSNAFFGRFAGFANTTGFANAFVGTQAGQANTTGDNNAFFGRSAGISNTTGVANAFFGSNAGPANTTGGNNAFFGNNSGAGNTTGANNTFIGASSNASANNLTFATAIGSNTIVMASSQIQLGRNGLDTVRIGTLAAATATNVCINASNVLAVCSSSARYKENIRPFNGGLDLVNKLRPVTYDWIEGQAADLGLIAEEVEKVEPLLVTRNEKGEIQGVKYDQITVALINAVKEQQTEIDVQRSAISRQHSVIELQQKQIDALKKIICSQDLKAEICKP; encoded by the coding sequence ATGACACCTATTCGACCATTCGCCGTACAGATAGTGCTGTGCATTCTGTTATTTGCATTTACCTCAAATGCACAATCTACCGAGTTTACCTATCAGGGCCGCCTGCTTGATACGGGGCTGCCTACGACGGGCAGCTACGACTTCGAGTTCAGCCTGTGGGATTCACTTGTTTCGGGAACCCAGCAGGGTTCTACAGTGACCGTAACGGGCGTGGCCGTGACGAGCGGTATCTTTACAGTCCGACTGGATTTCGGCGCGCAGTTTCCGGGAGCAGCGAGGTTTTTAGAAATTTCGGTAAAACCTTCCGGTCCCGGCCCTTTTACTCCGCTCGCTCCGCGTCAGCCGATCACGTCGGGGCCGTATGCGATACGCAGTCTTAATGCGGGCAACGCCGACACGGCAACAAATTCGCTTAACCTCGGCGGAGTGCCGGCGGCCGATTATGTTGTGACAACCGATCCGCGAATGACGGATGCCCGTGACCCGCTGCCGGGCAGTACGAATTATATTCAAAACACGACCTCGCCTCAGCCGACAAGCGACTTCAATATCAGCGGAACCGGACAAGCCAATATATTGCGGGCTGAAACTCAATATAATATTGGTTCCAACAGAGTGCTGAGCATCGCGGGAACGGCCAACCTTTTTTCAGGTGCAGGTGCGGGTGTGAGCAATACAAGCGGCGGGTTCAACGCATTCCTGGGAAACAACGCAGGTAACCTAAACACGACGGGCTCCAGTAACGTTTTCGTGGGAGCGAACGCCGGTACCTCGAACACGACCGGCAATTCGAATGTGTTCGTTGGACGAAACGCAGGTCTGTTCAATGTTTCCGGAGTAAATAATTCCTTTTTCGGATGGAATGCAGGGCAATCCAACACAAGTTCTTCCAATTCTTTTTTCGGCGCGTCTGCCGGTTTCAATAATACCTCCGGATCCGAAAATGTTTTCGTGGGAGCGTCCTCAGGCACGCTGAACACCGCCGGTAATCTGAATACTTTCGTCGGACGCAGTGCGGGGCAATCCAACAGCACCGGGTCCAACAATGCATTCTTCGGAGCCCTCGCCGGCCTCAATAATATTGCAGGTATCAATAACACGTTTGTTGGAACCAACGCGGGCAGGATGAACGTATCGAGCGGAAACACGTTCATCGGGGCGAGTGCAGGCTTTGCAAACACGTCGGGTTCCGCCAACGTTTTCGTTGGAAACAATGCAGGAACGTTAAATACCACTGCTGCAGGCAACACGTTTGTCGGCTCGAGTGCCGGTCAGGCCAATATTACAGGCACCGATAATTCGTTCTTCGGTACCAATGCAGGCTTCTCGAACACGGAAGGCAGTTTCAATACATTTGTCGGCAGCTCATCCGGCGGCGCAAACACAACGGGAGTGTCAAATGCGTTCTTTGGTCTGAATTCTGGCGCTTCGAACACGGCGGGATCCAATAATGCCTTCTTCGGCACAACATCGGGCTTCTCGAACACGACGGGTAACTCCAACGCATTCTATGGCAACGCAGCGGGCTCGGCGAACACCACCGGTAGTTTCAACGCATTCTTTGGTACCTCTGCCGGCCTATTGAACACCACCGGCACCGGCAATGCCTTCTTCGGCAATTCCGCGGGTCAATCGAACACAATAGGCACCGGTAACGCATTCTTCGGCCGCTCAGCGGGACAAAATAACACCACAGGCGCCGATAACGCTTTCTTTGGCACCTCCGCAGGCCAATCTACCACGACGGGCTTCGATAACGCATTCTTTGGCAGGAATGCAGGATTATCGAACACGACGGGCGACAGTAACGCATTTTTTGGCCGGTCAGCGGGCCAGGCTAATACGTCGGGAGATAGCAACGCCTTCTTTGGCAGATTTGCAGGCTTTGCAAATACGACGGGCTTTGCTAACGCCTTCGTTGGCACACAAGCGGGCCAGGCTAACACTACAGGCGATAATAACGCTTTCTTTGGCAGGAGTGCGGGAATTTCGAACACAACGGGCGTAGCTAACGCTTTCTTCGGCTCGAATGCTGGCCCTGCGAACACGACAGGCGGCAATAACGCTTTCTTTGGCAATAATTCGGGCGCAGGGAACACCACGGGAGCTAATAACACTTTCATCGGAGCCAGTTCCAACGCCAGCGCAAACAATCTGACATTCGCCACCGCGATCGGGTCGAATACGATCGTTATGGCGAGCAGTCAAATTCAGCTTGGCCGTAACGGGTTGGATACGGTCAGGATCGGAACACTGGCCGCCGCCACCGCAACAAATGTGTGCATAAACGCTTCGAACGTGCTCGCAGTATGTTCATCGAGTGCCCGGTATAAAGAGAACATACGGCCTTTTAATGGAGGATTGGATCTTGTAAACAAGCTGCGGCCGGTAACTTACGACTGGATCGAAGGCCAGGCGGCAGACCTCGGCCTCATCGCCGAAGAGGTCGAAAAGGTCGAGCCGCTACTCGTCACCCGCAACGAAAAAGGCGAGATACAGGGCGTGAAATACGACCAAATAACCGTCGCGCTGATCAATGCGGTCAAAGAGCAGCAAACTGAGATTGACGTCCAGCGTTCGGCTATCAGCCGTCAGCACTCAGTGATCGAACTTCAGCAAAAGCAGATCGACGCGTTAAAGAAGATCATTTGTTCGCAGGATCTGAAAGCTGAGATCTGTAAGCCTTGA